One window of the Candidatus Jettenia sp. genome contains the following:
- a CDS encoding carboxypeptidase regulatory-like domain-containing protein, with translation MKRCKVFGIPVLLLLFVLLPNIASVERGEDAIADTVSDPPSFFIFRVSPAGDNFVADTVRNPLDYEQERNFLQQVIPSEDWSYHSETGPSHHMTDKRMGDSYHGYKESHHSGQERSRVPGMETHSSYQTFHRKRPYTKSSATNTLAVGWQIKTVDAPKYFNYLSSRAIAVDTSNHPHIAYGGDRLYYACHDGNAWNYQIVDFSPGVGFYASIAIDLWGKVHISYFDYSNEDLKYATNISGSWVIETVDSEGWVGEYTSLAMGSSGKVHISYYDYTGGNLKYATNASGSWVKKTVDSGGDVGWYTSLALDSFGKVHISYFDQSKGSLKHATNASRLWVTETVDRSGWVGGYTSLALDSFGKVHISYFDQSKGSLKHATNASRLWVTETVDRSGWVGGYTSLAVDSLDKVHVSYFDYSNDNLKYATNSSGSWAAETIDSEGYVGWYTSLAVTSLGKVHVCYYDWGKDDLKYTTNASGSWVKKTMDRRGNVGRYAALALDKSGRVHISYYDWSKGILKYASNVSGSRVKKIVDSSEDVGLNTSLSLDGSGKVHISYYDDATKDLKYATNVSGSWIIETVDSEGSVGACTSLALDSSGKVHISYYDATNRDLKYATNASGSWVKKTVDSGGDVGRYTSLALDSFGKVHMSYYDWSKGNLKYATNVSGSWVTETVDRNGYVGLYTSLTLDDSGKAHISYYDATNKDLKYATNASGLWVKKTVDSNGDVGAYVSLVVDNFGKVHISYYDATNKDLKYVTNASGLWVKKTVDSGGDVGRYTSLALDSFGKVHIGYYDDVRGNLKYATNASDSWVRKTVDSGGDVGRYTSLAVESSDKVHISYYDNTNRDLKYARYARKR, from the coding sequence GTGAAAAGGTGTAAGGTCTTTGGAATACCGGTACTTCTTTTGTTATTTGTATTGCTACCCAATATTGCTTCTGTTGAACGAGGGGAAGATGCTATAGCTGATACGGTAAGCGACCCTCCGTCTTTTTTTATTTTTCGAGTATCTCCAGCAGGCGATAATTTTGTGGCTGATACGGTAAGGAACCCTTTAGATTACGAACAAGAAAGGAATTTCCTGCAACAGGTAATTCCTTCTGAGGATTGGTCTTACCACTCTGAAACTGGTCCCTCTCATCACATGACAGATAAAAGAATGGGAGACTCTTATCATGGGTATAAAGAGTCTCATCATTCTGGTCAAGAGAGGAGTAGGGTGCCAGGAATGGAAACACATTCATCATATCAAACCTTTCATAGAAAAAGACCATATACGAAAAGTAGTGCAACAAATACCTTAGCAGTTGGATGGCAGATAAAGACAGTAGATGCTCCAAAATATTTTAATTATTTATCTTCAAGGGCCATTGCTGTTGATACCAGCAACCATCCTCATATTGCTTATGGTGGTGACCGTCTTTATTATGCCTGCCATGATGGAAATGCATGGAATTATCAGATCGTGGATTTTTCGCCGGGAGTTGGTTTCTATGCATCTATTGCCATTGATCTCTGGGGCAAGGTACACATTAGTTATTTCGACTATAGTAACGAAGACCTCAAGTATGCCACGAATATCTCTGGATCATGGGTAATAGAGACGGTGGACAGTGAGGGATGGGTAGGTGAGTATACCTCCCTGGCGATGGGTAGTTCAGGCAAGGTGCACATCAGCTATTATGATTATACCGGGGGTAATCTCAAGTATGCGACAAATGCCTCAGGGTCATGGGTAAAGAAGACGGTGGACAGTGGTGGAGATGTAGGTTGGTATACCTCCCTGGCGTTGGATAGTTTCGGCAAGGTACACATCAGTTATTTTGATCAAAGTAAGGGCAGCCTCAAGCATGCGACGAATGCCTCCAGATTATGGGTAACAGAGACGGTAGACAGGAGTGGATGGGTAGGCGGATATACCTCCCTGGCGTTGGATAGTTTCGGCAAGGTACACATCAGTTATTTTGATCAAAGTAAGGGCAGCCTCAAGCATGCGACGAATGCCTCCAGATTATGGGTAACAGAGACGGTAGACAGGAGTGGATGGGTAGGCGGATATACCTCCCTGGCGGTGGATAGTTTAGACAAAGTACACGTCAGTTATTTTGACTATAGTAACGATAACCTCAAGTATGCTACGAATTCCTCTGGATCATGGGCAGCAGAGACGATAGATAGCGAAGGATACGTAGGTTGGTATACCTCTCTGGCGGTGACAAGTTTAGGCAAGGTGCACGTCTGCTATTATGATTGGGGTAAAGATGACCTCAAGTATACCACGAATGCCTCCGGCTCGTGGGTAAAGAAAACGATGGACCGCCGTGGAAATGTAGGCCGGTATGCTGCCCTGGCATTGGATAAATCGGGCAGGGTGCACATAAGCTATTATGATTGGAGTAAGGGTATCCTCAAGTATGCCAGCAATGTCTCTGGCTCAAGGGTAAAGAAGATTGTGGACAGTAGTGAAGATGTGGGCCTGAATACTTCCCTGTCATTGGATGGTTCAGGCAAGGTACACATCAGCTACTATGATGATGCTACTAAAGACCTCAAGTATGCCACGAATGTATCTGGATCATGGATAATAGAGACAGTGGACAGTGAAGGGTCGGTAGGTGCGTGTACCTCCCTGGCATTGGATAGTTCAGGCAAGGTACACATTAGCTACTATGATGCTACTAATAGAGACCTCAAGTACGCGACGAATGCCTCAGGATCATGGGTAAAGAAGACGGTGGACAGTGGTGGAGATGTAGGCCGGTATACCTCCCTGGCGCTGGATAGTTTCGGCAAGGTGCACATGAGCTATTATGATTGGAGTAAGGGTAATCTCAAGTATGCTACGAATGTCTCTGGTTCATGGGTAACAGAGACGGTAGATAGGAACGGATATGTAGGTTTGTATACCTCTCTGACATTGGATGATTCAGGTAAGGCACACATCAGCTACTACGATGCTACAAATAAAGACCTCAAGTATGCGACGAATGCCTCGGGGTTATGGGTAAAGAAGACGGTGGACAGTAATGGAGATGTCGGTGCGTATGTTTCCCTTGTGGTGGATAACTTCGGCAAGGTACACATCAGCTATTATGATGCTACCAATAAAGATCTCAAGTATGTGACGAATGCCTCAGGCTTATGGGTAAAGAAGACGGTGGACAGTGGTGGAGATGTAGGCCGGTATACCTCCCTGGCGCTGGATAGTTTCGGCAAGGTGCACATCGGCTATTATGATGATGTTAGGGGTAACCTTAAGTATGCGACGAATGCCTCTGACTCATGGGTAAGGAAGACAGTGGACAGTGGTGGAGATGTAGGCCGGTATACCTCCCTGGCAGTGGAGAGTTCTGATAAGGTACATATTAGCTATTATGATAATACTAATAGAGACCTCAAATATGCCCGATATGCCCGAAAGCGTTAG
- a CDS encoding ABC transporter permease, producing the protein MNILLSIDVAVKKFILSVGQVTLLTIKGFTGIFLPPFNLKLVLREIDNFGAGSLLLVDLIALFTGMVMALQTIYGLSMYGAEIYVGGVVSLSLVRELGPVMTSIMVGARVGSGIAAEIGSMQVTEQIDAMRALGASPVKKLVTPKIIAAMVTLPLLTVTANIVGIFGGMIIALFELDIDRTFYINSVLNTITVSDLLSGVGKTVFFGIIISVFGCYFGLKTTGGTTGVGRSTTITVVTTSILILISDFFLTKLFLILF; encoded by the coding sequence ATGAATATTCTCTTATCTATAGATGTTGCCGTTAAGAAATTTATTCTTTCTGTAGGCCAGGTAACGTTACTGACGATTAAGGGATTTACCGGTATCTTTTTACCTCCCTTTAACCTGAAGCTTGTGCTCCGGGAGATTGATAATTTTGGAGCCGGTTCGCTGTTGTTGGTTGATCTCATTGCGCTGTTTACAGGGATGGTGATGGCCCTTCAAACAATCTACGGGTTGAGTATGTACGGCGCAGAGATTTATGTTGGCGGTGTAGTTTCCCTTTCCCTTGTCAGAGAGTTGGGGCCTGTTATGACATCTATTATGGTTGGCGCAAGAGTGGGGTCAGGTATTGCGGCAGAGATTGGTTCTATGCAGGTAACGGAGCAGATCGATGCTATGCGGGCATTAGGGGCAAGTCCTGTTAAAAAACTGGTGACTCCAAAGATAATTGCAGCTATGGTTACCCTTCCTCTCCTCACGGTTACTGCTAATATTGTTGGTATTTTTGGCGGTATGATTATTGCCTTGTTCGAGCTCGATATAGACCGTACTTTCTATATCAATTCCGTCTTAAATACCATTACGGTTTCAGATTTATTAAGCGGTGTTGGGAAAACGGTGTTTTTTGGAATAATTATCTCTGTTTTCGGTTGTTATTTTGGATTAAAAACTACAGGAGGCACTACCGGCGTTGGACGTTCTACGACAATCACTGTCGTAACCACATCGATCTTAATCTTGATTTCAGACTTTTTTCTGACAAAATTATTTCTAATTCTCTTTTAA
- a CDS encoding ATP-binding cassette domain-containing protein has protein sequence MSLLGGSGSGKSVLLKELIGLVIPDRGDIIVLGNTVTQMNEESLIELREHVGMLFQGAALFDSLTVFENIAYPLREHLKLTEKEIRERVAEKLHLVGLGGIENKMPNELSGGMRKRVGLARAIATDPNIILYDEPTTGLDPITAQRINELIIDLQKKLGITSVVVTHDLHCVKTVSNRIAMLYEGKIVAVGTWNELITSDIQVVRDFISGNICE, from the coding sequence ATGTCCCTTCTTGGAGGTAGTGGATCAGGGAAAAGTGTGCTTCTGAAGGAGCTTATTGGTCTTGTAATACCCGATAGAGGGGATATTATCGTGTTGGGTAATACAGTAACTCAAATGAATGAAGAGTCACTGATTGAGCTACGGGAGCACGTAGGGATGCTGTTTCAGGGAGCTGCGCTTTTTGATTCGCTTACGGTATTTGAAAATATTGCCTATCCGCTCCGGGAACATCTAAAATTGACGGAGAAGGAGATCCGTGAGCGGGTAGCCGAAAAATTGCATCTTGTAGGATTAGGAGGTATTGAAAACAAGATGCCAAATGAATTAAGCGGTGGTATGAGGAAGCGCGTTGGACTGGCCAGGGCAATTGCAACAGATCCCAATATTATCCTGTATGATGAACCTACAACGGGATTAGATCCCATAACTGCTCAACGGATTAACGAACTGATTATTGATTTACAAAAGAAGTTAGGGATAACCTCCGTTGTAGTAACCCACGACCTGCACTGCGTTAAAACCGTTTCCAATCGGATTGCAATGCTTTACGAGGGGAAGATTGTTGCTGTTGGTACCTGGAACGAGCTTATAACATCAGATATTCAGGTAGTAAGAGATTTTATTAGTGGTAATATTTGTGAGTAA
- a CDS encoding MlaD family protein — protein sequence MTRERFAELRAGLFTLLTLIGFIAMVFILGSQKGYFKSQITIKAKFSNVYGLQAGAPVRFMGVGIGYVNDILLPDELPCTGIVVSLRIDTSVKKNITTDSTATIKWLSYVTGDSYVEISSGPCHEPVVKDGDFIKSTEPVDYTAVIENSTSVIESFSNISKKLEEGNFVELLNSTLVSLNESLRAFQTGNGLLYSLIYDPKGKQLLENFAATSESLNESAKALQKGEGLLHSLIYDPKGKQVMENLISTSESLKEIMAGVEKGEGTLGALIGDPAVYDNLKNLLGGTNRSFILRSLIRKSVERGKEESNYSK from the coding sequence ATGACAAGAGAACGATTTGCTGAATTACGGGCAGGGCTTTTTACCCTGCTAACGTTAATAGGCTTTATTGCTATGGTGTTTATCCTTGGCAGTCAGAAGGGATATTTTAAGTCTCAGATCACGATAAAGGCAAAATTCTCAAATGTGTATGGATTACAAGCCGGCGCTCCGGTAAGGTTTATGGGTGTAGGAATAGGTTATGTGAATGATATTCTCCTGCCCGATGAATTGCCTTGTACAGGAATTGTGGTATCGCTCCGGATCGATACTTCAGTCAAAAAGAATATAACTACCGACTCTACTGCCACTATTAAATGGCTGAGTTATGTAACGGGGGATTCTTATGTAGAGATATCGTCCGGTCCCTGTCACGAGCCTGTAGTAAAAGATGGAGATTTTATAAAAAGTACAGAACCGGTAGACTATACCGCAGTCATTGAAAATAGTACAAGTGTTATTGAATCCTTTTCAAATATCTCCAAAAAACTGGAAGAAGGTAATTTTGTAGAATTATTAAACAGTACTTTAGTATCGTTGAATGAGAGTTTGAGGGCTTTTCAGACGGGAAACGGCCTGCTTTATTCACTTATATATGATCCTAAGGGAAAACAACTCCTGGAGAATTTTGCTGCAACTTCTGAATCTCTTAATGAGAGTGCGAAGGCCCTTCAAAAAGGTGAAGGATTGCTTCATTCCCTTATCTACGATCCCAAGGGAAAGCAAGTCATGGAAAATTTAATCTCAACTTCTGAATCTCTTAAAGAAATTATGGCAGGGGTTGAGAAAGGAGAAGGTACTCTTGGCGCTCTGATAGGAGACCCTGCCGTGTACGATAACTTAAAAAATCTCCTGGGCGGTACCAACCGCAGTTTTATTTTAAGAAGTTTAATTCGGAAAAGTGTTGAGAGAGGTAAAGAAGAGAGTAATTATTCAAAATAA
- a CDS encoding matrixin family metalloprotease, with translation MGSLSIAADTEGVSYIYQGKNFIVTNNNSTILRVEPTPPPSASASPCTSDSPCLYDDLPTGLAPYALTGGSWPIAGFTYSFGNTSPDISWASERGIIGQAFGLWSNVAEVKPAEVADGGANSCTGDIRIWWGAGDHGDGHSFDGPGGVLAHAWYPPPVNSGCIAGDVHFDEDETWVTPTYGGAGIDLLTVAAHEIGHSLGLAHSSDPNALMYPFYTGRRPYLSYDDIAGIYAIYKSRPEDVIIQIESVSIPAPGSGSFRLREKDVKVQLRQKGTANYTTRHLPTADTDTGGSKADVDGVLSRDPFVSQFDGYWWHIGDLYRAQHRLSSSYKDIDQVKITLTISDNILLSPETLRVSLNGIVVGDIVVNPGDASKVATFNVRFVNPKNSSRDIGTNFYNEGKH, from the coding sequence ATGGGAAGCTTATCCATTGCAGCAGACACCGAAGGTGTTAGTTATATATATCAGGGAAAAAATTTTATTGTAACAAATAACAATAGCACAATCCTTCGGGTAGAACCAACGCCTCCCCCCTCTGCATCAGCATCACCCTGCACCAGCGACTCTCCCTGCCTCTATGATGACCTTCCTACAGGACTAGCTCCTTATGCTCTTACCGGTGGAAGTTGGCCCATTGCTGGCTTTACCTACAGCTTTGGAAATACCAGTCCTGATATCTCCTGGGCATCGGAACGGGGAATTATAGGACAGGCATTCGGACTCTGGTCAAATGTAGCAGAGGTTAAACCAGCAGAAGTTGCAGATGGTGGAGCTAATTCATGTACTGGTGACATCCGTATCTGGTGGGGAGCAGGAGACCATGGTGATGGACATTCTTTTGATGGACCCGGCGGTGTGCTGGCACATGCATGGTATCCACCACCTGTCAATTCCGGGTGTATTGCTGGCGATGTCCACTTTGATGAAGATGAGACATGGGTAACTCCAACATATGGTGGAGCAGGGATTGATTTGCTTACCGTTGCGGCGCATGAAATCGGACATTCTCTCGGATTGGCACATTCCTCGGACCCCAATGCCCTCATGTATCCTTTTTACACCGGTAGAAGACCTTATCTCTCATATGATGATATTGCAGGTATTTATGCAATTTATAAATCCAGACCAGAAGATGTAATTATTCAGATTGAATCTGTTTCAATTCCAGCTCCTGGCTCCGGAAGTTTCAGACTTCGTGAAAAAGATGTAAAGGTACAGCTCAGACAAAAAGGAACTGCAAACTATACGACTCGTCATTTACCTACCGCAGATACAGATACGGGTGGATCAAAAGCCGATGTAGATGGTGTACTTTCACGCGATCCTTTTGTTTCTCAATTTGACGGTTATTGGTGGCATATAGGAGATCTCTATCGGGCACAACACAGACTCTCCAGTTCATATAAAGATATTGATCAGGTCAAGATCACTTTGACTATTTCAGATAATATTCTTCTGAGCCCGGAAACCCTTCGCGTTTCTCTCAATGGAATTGTGGTTGGGGATATTGTGGTTAATCCGGGAGATGCCTCTAAGGTTGCTACATTTAACGTGAGATTTGTAAATCCAAAGAATAGCAGCAGGGACATAGGGACAAATTTTTATAATGAAGGAAAGCATTAA
- a CDS encoding IS1634 family transposase yields MYTQPMATIQKRVSRGRTYWSIVESRRVNGKPRPVILEYLGTAEALLKRLQQDGVSRKVRSYSHGSVSLVLRIAEELHIVQAINRQIKGKQIRDGFTVGGSLLLAAMGRICQPTSKRGWYEGWARHTSLSYLIGMSLKKLDSQHFWNQMDTLDQEAIPSIEEEVIKMLIEKQNITLDTLLCDTSNFFTYLDSANEQCRVAQRGYNKQKRMDLKQFGLFLVVSRQDQIPLLHKVYQGNLSDKTIFQEQFKDVVKRLKALCGSVEDMTVVFDQGNNSKKIVQEVNNTVSFIGSVSPYQQRPLLEEANRSMSTITLKGRRVDCYRVRTLLWQMDLTLIVYISEKLRQGQSRGLEQSIKKLFGKLSKLQENIRVPTQRGKKRTPEELEKKITTLIASSVPEGLIGWQIHSRGKGDAFELNYWINHQQLEFLKDQWFGRRILMTNRHQWSTEEIILAYWGQHKVEYIFKNLKNPFHLSLRPQYHWTDHKIEVHGFLCVLAFLLGMVAYKRAQEQAHFRGSVHTLLEHLSSIRLATLIENPSEKTKGTYKATYCLEHMDEDLQALADALGISHKRDKITIPFSVYT; encoded by the coding sequence ATGTATACACAACCTATGGCAACCATACAAAAACGAGTATCACGGGGACGTACCTACTGGAGTATTGTTGAATCACGCAGGGTTAATGGCAAACCAAGACCTGTTATCCTGGAATATCTCGGTACTGCTGAAGCACTTCTCAAAAGGCTCCAGCAGGACGGTGTTTCCAGGAAAGTACGCAGCTATAGTCATGGCAGTGTTTCTCTTGTTCTGAGGATAGCAGAGGAACTCCACATTGTGCAGGCCATAAATAGACAGATAAAAGGGAAACAAATCCGTGATGGGTTTACCGTTGGTGGTTCATTACTGCTGGCAGCAATGGGAAGGATATGTCAGCCTACCAGTAAAAGAGGGTGGTATGAGGGATGGGCAAGGCATACGAGTCTTTCTTACCTGATAGGGATGTCACTGAAGAAGCTTGATAGCCAACATTTTTGGAACCAGATGGATACTCTTGACCAAGAGGCAATACCGTCAATCGAAGAAGAGGTAATCAAGATGCTCATCGAGAAGCAGAACATAACCCTTGATACCTTGCTGTGTGATACGAGTAATTTTTTTACGTACCTTGATTCTGCCAATGAGCAGTGCCGTGTTGCTCAAAGAGGATATAATAAACAAAAGAGAATGGACTTGAAACAGTTTGGATTATTTCTTGTAGTTTCTCGCCAGGATCAGATACCTCTTTTGCACAAGGTCTATCAAGGCAATCTCTCGGATAAGACCATTTTTCAGGAACAATTCAAAGATGTCGTAAAGAGATTGAAAGCTCTTTGTGGGTCGGTAGAGGACATGACAGTAGTGTTTGACCAGGGAAATAACTCCAAAAAGATAGTCCAGGAGGTAAACAACACGGTGAGCTTTATCGGCTCTGTGTCTCCGTATCAGCAGAGACCCCTTCTGGAGGAGGCAAATAGATCGATGAGCACCATAACGCTGAAGGGTCGCAGGGTTGATTGTTATCGAGTAAGAACCCTTCTGTGGCAGATGGATCTCACCCTGATCGTGTATATTTCAGAGAAACTGCGTCAGGGACAATCCCGAGGACTTGAACAGAGCATAAAAAAACTCTTTGGCAAACTCAGCAAACTCCAAGAGAACATCAGAGTACCGACCCAAAGGGGCAAGAAAAGAACGCCTGAGGAGTTAGAAAAGAAGATCACCACACTGATCGCATCGAGTGTACCCGAAGGTCTTATTGGCTGGCAGATACACAGCAGGGGGAAAGGTGATGCGTTTGAGCTGAACTATTGGATCAATCACCAGCAGTTAGAGTTTTTGAAAGACCAGTGGTTTGGACGCCGTATCTTAATGACGAATCGTCATCAGTGGAGTACCGAGGAGATTATCCTGGCGTATTGGGGACAGCATAAGGTGGAATATATCTTTAAAAATCTCAAAAACCCATTTCACTTAAGCCTCCGGCCTCAGTATCACTGGACGGATCACAAGATTGAAGTCCATGGATTTCTCTGTGTCCTTGCCTTTCTTCTGGGTATGGTTGCTTATAAAAGAGCACAAGAACAAGCTCATTTTCGGGGCTCAGTTCATACCTTATTGGAACACCTCTCATCAATACGACTTGCAACACTGATTGAAAATCCTTCAGAGAAAACGAAAGGAACCTATAAGGCGACCTACTGTCTTGAGCACATGGATGAAGACCTTCAAGCCCTTGCAGACGCTTTAGGAATATCCCATAAAAGAGATAAAATTACCATCCCCTTCAGTGTATACACGTAA
- a CDS encoding O-antigen ligase family protein — protein MKNIFKNIMIHGDTVIISLLLAAVIVVPLFFDIRLYSVFDLSKVTALYLLTIAILVVWSIMFALNFHFTCSHTSIDIPILAYIGVFIISSILSINPMMSLFGTYKRFEGLTATVCYIFLFYTTVNFVTTKKRFYFLLISIIIGAAISSCYGIAQHIGFDIFKWSSFEARRVFSTFGNPVFFSTYLVMTLPLAVVLFLGNSFERKESPPIRSPHIVWFFFALSLIIYTTFWLTNTRACFVALLGGFIPLFFFVSKWRLTKRYKNVILIVLYILIGIAFNVRHETSVIKHFTADVKAADSPESSVSKGESKKLPDFDNTHNKSRPWITAHLSVAGSSFSRIFQYLAALEIIKDYPVFGIGPDTIGIVYQKNLAKIFSLRESDQGFPFPRQDRIHNDILDTVVTRGIFGLGTYLWLLAAFGIYIGKNYKKLTSENKLLMLGLLTGVLCYLIQNEFSFGNTPIVMLFWIMMGLCISIIKIQEREEWVITGEFRKDAKLQSPGNGKNRYVQTPAFTISRISNFSRWLCCGTVLTVLGFILIFIIRVYRADAYFECGRRVFGYEGENAHGKVEKGLYLMKHATHLNPYETFYRDELCRVYIQMAFKTKNEVWIQGTYDEANNSLKLIPEHFLSFFQLGIIYQMLAENFKRDTIDDAITCYKKAIEMDAFQAPFHSNLASLYAGKGDFDSAIEELYQAYLIRPYELPYVERLSNIFLQKGDWERAIIFTMKAIELNPAEPGNHNKLGVILNKKQMYEEAIIEFKKAVEINPKEPMYTHNLASTLVAQGKDADAEQIIQTFNEMHPHHRYIRIRLLLANIYLGSNHWEKVVSECEQIVKIDDKSAEAYKMLGIAYYRMHQFELAGKMLSHALTLKADDQEIKDLLTAISSNK, from the coding sequence ATGAAAAATATTTTCAAAAATATAATGATACATGGTGATACAGTAATAATAAGTTTATTACTGGCTGCCGTTATTGTCGTTCCTCTGTTCTTCGATATTCGCCTTTACAGCGTTTTCGATCTTAGCAAGGTGACTGCTCTCTATTTGTTAACGATAGCCATTCTTGTTGTATGGTCGATCATGTTTGCTTTGAATTTTCATTTTACCTGTTCACATACTTCAATAGATATTCCTATCCTCGCCTATATAGGAGTTTTTATTATTTCATCAATTCTTTCTATAAACCCCATGATGAGTCTCTTTGGCACCTATAAGCGTTTTGAGGGTTTAACTGCCACGGTATGTTATATCTTTCTTTTTTATACTACGGTCAATTTTGTAACGACAAAAAAAAGGTTTTATTTCCTGTTAATCTCAATTATCATCGGCGCTGCCATCTCATCATGCTATGGAATTGCACAGCATATCGGGTTTGATATTTTCAAATGGAGTAGTTTTGAAGCCCGCCGGGTGTTCTCAACCTTTGGGAATCCCGTATTTTTTTCGACCTACCTTGTTATGACTTTACCTTTAGCCGTTGTCTTATTTTTGGGTAACTCTTTTGAAAGAAAAGAGTCACCTCCGATAAGAAGTCCTCATATCGTATGGTTTTTTTTTGCGTTATCCTTAATTATTTACACTACCTTTTGGCTCACCAATACCCGCGCATGTTTTGTGGCACTTCTTGGAGGATTCATTCCTCTGTTCTTTTTTGTTTCCAAATGGCGCCTTACGAAAAGATATAAAAATGTAATTCTCATTGTTTTATATATCCTTATCGGGATAGCATTTAACGTAAGGCATGAAACCTCGGTTATTAAGCATTTTACCGCTGATGTAAAGGCAGCCGATTCCCCCGAATCTTCCGTAAGTAAAGGAGAATCAAAGAAATTGCCGGATTTTGATAATACACACAATAAATCAAGGCCGTGGATTACTGCCCACTTGTCCGTTGCCGGTTCATCTTTTTCCCGCATATTCCAATACCTGGCTGCTCTTGAGATTATTAAAGATTACCCTGTTTTTGGTATTGGACCAGATACCATAGGTATTGTTTACCAAAAAAACCTTGCAAAGATATTTTCACTGCGAGAAAGTGACCAGGGGTTTCCTTTTCCGAGACAGGATAGAATTCACAACGATATTCTCGATACGGTTGTCACTCGCGGTATTTTTGGCCTGGGTACTTACCTATGGCTGCTGGCAGCCTTTGGAATATATATTGGTAAAAATTACAAAAAGTTAACAAGTGAAAACAAATTACTCATGCTGGGGCTTTTAACGGGAGTACTTTGTTATCTCATTCAAAACGAGTTTAGTTTTGGAAATACACCTATTGTCATGCTCTTCTGGATAATGATGGGGCTCTGTATCTCAATAATAAAGATACAAGAGAGAGAGGAATGGGTAATAACCGGGGAATTCCGGAAAGATGCGAAGCTGCAAAGTCCAGGTAATGGGAAAAATCGATATGTTCAAACTCCTGCTTTCACAATTTCCCGAATTTCCAACTTTTCCAGATGGCTATGTTGTGGAACTGTGCTGACGGTATTAGGCTTCATTCTCATCTTTATTATTCGGGTTTACAGGGCAGATGCATACTTTGAATGTGGAAGGAGGGTCTTTGGGTATGAGGGTGAAAACGCTCACGGTAAAGTAGAAAAAGGACTCTATCTTATGAAACATGCTACACATCTCAATCCATACGAGACATTCTATCGTGATGAACTGTGCAGGGTATATATACAAATGGCATTTAAAACAAAAAATGAGGTGTGGATACAGGGTACGTACGATGAGGCCAATAATTCTTTAAAGTTAATTCCAGAACATTTTTTAAGCTTTTTCCAGCTAGGCATAATATATCAAATGTTAGCTGAAAACTTCAAACGGGATACTATAGACGATGCTATTACCTGTTATAAAAAGGCTATCGAGATGGATGCATTTCAAGCCCCTTTTCATAGCAATCTTGCTTCTTTGTATGCTGGAAAAGGTGATTTTGATTCTGCAATTGAAGAACTCTATCAGGCATATCTGATACGGCCTTATGAATTACCTTATGTAGAGCGTTTATCCAATATTTTTTTGCAAAAAGGTGATTGGGAGAGAGCTATTATTTTCACCATGAAAGCTATTGAGCTTAATCCGGCAGAGCCAGGCAATCATAATAAACTGGGGGTCATTCTTAACAAAAAGCAGATGTATGAAGAAGCCATTATCGAATTCAAAAAGGCGGTAGAAATAAACCCGAAAGAGCCTATGTATACGCATAATCTGGCTAGTACGCTGGTTGCTCAGGGTAAAGATGCTGATGCAGAACAGATTATTCAAACGTTCAACGAGATGCATCCTCATCACCGATATATACGTATCCGTTTGCTTTTAGCCAATATTTACTTAGGGAGTAACCATTGGGAAAAAGTAGTTTCTGAATGCGAGCAAATTGTTAAGATAGACGATAAATCAGCAGAAGCGTATAAGATGCTTGGTATTGCTTATTATCGTATGCATCAATTTGAACTTGCGGGGAAAATGTTAAGCCATGCCCTTACGCTAAAAGCGGATGATCAGGAAATAAAAGATTTACTTACGGCGATTTCATCGAATAAATAA